In one Procambarus clarkii isolate CNS0578487 chromosome 29, FALCON_Pclarkii_2.0, whole genome shotgun sequence genomic region, the following are encoded:
- the LOC138369567 gene encoding major royal jelly protein 5-like, protein MKTYVRGHIPENIIFNTHDVEVERFLKVEGGHGDVTSCVARVDATTCVARVDATTCVARVDATTCVARVDVTTCVARVDATSCVTRVDATTCVTRVDATTCVARVDATTCVARVDVTTCVARVDATTCVACADATTCVARADATTCVTRADATTCVTRVDATNCVTRVDATNCVTRVDATSCVTRVDATTCVTRVDATNCVTRVDVTSCVTRVDATSCVTRADATTCVTRADATTWLQQ, encoded by the coding sequence CGAGgacacataccagaaaatatcatcTTTAACACACACGATGTGGAGGTCGAGAGGTTCCTGAAGGTGGAGGGTGGTCATGGGGACGTCACCAGCTGCGTCGCTCGTGTGGACGCCACCACCTGCGTCGCTCGTGTGGACGCCACCACCTGCGTCGCTCGTGTGGACGCCACCACCTGCGTCGCTCGTGTGGACGTCACCACCTGCGTCGCTCGTGTGGACGCCACCAGCTGCGTCACCCGTGTGGACGCCACCACCTGCGTCACCCGTGTGGACGCCACCACCTGCGTCGCTCGTGTGGACGCCACCACCTGCGTCGCTCGTGTGGACGTCACCACCTGCGTCGCTCGTGTGGACGCCACCACCTGCGTCGCTTGTGCGGACGCCACCACCTGCGTCGCTCGTGCGGACGCCACCACCTGCGTCACCCGTGCGGACGCCACCACCTGCGTCACCCGTGTGGACGCCACCAACTGCGTCACCCGTGTGGACGCCACCAACTGCGTCACCCGTGTGGACGCCACCAGCTGCGTCACCCGTGTGGACGCCACCACCTGCGTCACCCGTGTGGACGCCACCAACTGCGTCACCCGTGTGGACGTCACCAGCTGCGTCACCCGTGTGGACGCCACCAGCTGCGTCACTCGTGCGGACGCCACCACCTGCGTCACCCGTGCGGATGCCACCACCTGGCTCCAGCAATAA